From the Bacteroidia bacterium genome, one window contains:
- a CDS encoding Nif3-like dinuclear metal center hexameric protein has product MQSVADILNTLLRWAPSELAWEKDNIGLLVGSPRARVTRVLVCLDITEHVIAEAVDRGADLIVAHHPVIFRPLYALRTDNPQGRMLGALLRNGIAVIAMHTNADAAPNGLNHALAARLDLVNQRPLEPARDQMRRVEFRLTAEQADADMLGRLLKDEDIESWYTQHTLEGTLLLVVDGQKNAVSRVRDLVNEAFGAAVLSQRSFVQERTHPAAGIGIVGDLPAAMEADTFLEFVKQRLGCERLRVTPAIQGAQIQRVAVCGGAGSSYVRAAIASGAQCFVTGDLTHHTFLDYGGDILLVDAGHFETEQVFVELCAKVLESASFQDSEKISILQVRTNTNPVRFV; this is encoded by the coding sequence ATGCAATCCGTCGCTGACATCCTCAACACACTGCTGCGCTGGGCTCCGTCCGAGCTCGCCTGGGAGAAGGACAACATCGGCCTCCTTGTGGGATCGCCACGGGCCAGGGTGACACGCGTCCTTGTCTGCCTTGACATCACCGAACATGTGATCGCCGAAGCCGTTGATCGGGGCGCGGACCTCATCGTGGCGCATCATCCCGTGATCTTCCGTCCCCTCTACGCCCTTCGCACCGATAATCCGCAGGGACGCATGCTCGGCGCGCTGTTGCGCAACGGAATCGCCGTTATCGCGATGCATACCAACGCCGACGCCGCGCCGAACGGACTGAATCATGCTCTCGCCGCCCGGCTGGATCTCGTGAATCAGCGTCCGCTCGAGCCCGCACGCGACCAGATGCGGCGCGTCGAGTTCCGTCTCACGGCGGAGCAGGCAGATGCGGATATGCTCGGTAGACTTCTGAAGGACGAGGACATCGAATCCTGGTATACGCAGCACACCCTGGAGGGAACGTTGTTGCTCGTCGTGGACGGGCAAAAAAATGCCGTCAGCCGTGTGCGCGATCTCGTGAACGAGGCATTCGGCGCTGCCGTGCTCTCGCAGCGTAGCTTTGTGCAGGAACGTACGCACCCCGCGGCCGGAATCGGGATCGTCGGCGACCTTCCCGCAGCGATGGAGGCGGATACCTTTCTGGAGTTTGTCAAGCAGCGTCTCGGGTGTGAACGACTGCGCGTCACGCCTGCCATTCAGGGAGCGCAGATTCAGCGTGTAGCCGTGTGCGGCGGGGCGGGATCGTCCTACGTGCGCGCGGCCATCGCCTCAGGAGCACAGTGCTTCGTCACCGGCGACCTCACGCATCATACCTTTCTGGACTATGGCGGAGACATACTTCTCGTGGATGCGGGGCATTTCGAGACGGAGCAGGTGTTCGTGGAACTTTGCGCCAAAGTTCTCGAATCCGCCTCTTTCCAAGACAGTGAAAAAATCTCTATCTTACAAGTTAGAACCAATACGAATCCCGTGCGGTTCGTGTAA
- the ruvA gene encoding Holliday junction branch migration protein RuvA, which translates to MIEFLHGTLVAKEPVSVVIDVHGIGFSVSISLSTYDALPAPGQELRLLTHLHVREDAMQLFGFSNVEERALFLQLQTISGIGARTALGILSGISPSELRSRVLSGDVPALTRIPGIGKKTAERIIVELRDTFSRSSSGLSVDGGAAMSLRDEALLALQALGYARQNAEKAVAEVLRGGSATTPGEVVKQALKVLNV; encoded by the coding sequence ATGATAGAATTTCTTCACGGCACATTGGTGGCGAAAGAGCCCGTGTCCGTCGTCATAGACGTGCATGGCATCGGCTTTAGCGTCAGTATTTCGCTTTCCACCTACGACGCCCTTCCCGCTCCCGGGCAGGAGTTGCGCCTGCTCACGCATCTGCACGTGCGCGAAGACGCCATGCAGCTTTTCGGGTTTTCCAATGTCGAAGAGCGCGCGTTATTCCTTCAGCTACAGACCATCAGCGGTATAGGTGCCCGCACCGCGCTGGGCATACTTTCCGGCATCAGTCCCTCCGAACTCCGCAGCCGCGTGCTTTCGGGCGATGTTCCCGCACTCACGCGCATACCCGGCATAGGGAAAAAAACCGCCGAGCGCATCATCGTCGAACTCCGCGACACCTTCTCCCGCAGCTCTTCCGGCCTTTCTGTGGACGGCGGCGCCGCGATGTCCCTCCGCGACGAAGCCCTCCTGGCCCTGCAAGCCCTCGGTTACGCCCGCCAGAACGCCGAAAAGGCCGTCGCCGAAGTGCTGCGCGGCGGATCCGCCACCACCCCCGGCGAAGTGGTGAAGCAGGCGCTGAAAGTGCTGAATGTCTGA
- a CDS encoding VWA domain-containing protein codes for MKFLSACIVLLGLLICDLSAQNKAVFDIDDETTFQDAGQGNDALRKGTGATTDRAALGNAFTAATLLRGAYFTFGTTGGSSGSRLDDNCQLTYGHPYALTSFVEFFWDGVWRKADVFFSGDEQRIVPGQDSLRLELLKSGVCHLSVLIRHSAQDGTLSIEAQLRNLDTAPHQGALAIQLDPAPGSLGRRGVFLAGIPVQRDTLLTAAELSAGLLLYERAQADASGLKAAVSWPMTAPDQLRIANWQPALGPVFNPADPRPRQLFDVVLRAEWRSATLQASDAVDAALALSLPQPDFPAGAFMRFDLPTALELDKGALFPREFPVMVETYNGDTAPFDNAKLRIVSASDILAPTTSLWGVAAAAKDFGYTRATFRSNEIYEEEVVPVTFYCDMGGATLDSVTRNVYIPAVALADTGLIIAVDTVDTGLLPVMTMYFGINDAWTNVPVTAVRKEHVWLWENGNRIRDFILEKDARSGVNAVDVVFALDVTGSMSGEIAAVRDNIHAFTNELTEKGISFRLGLVTFYDTIGDVLPLTPDVSVFQSWVAKQVASGGGDAPENSLEALRQATLMDFRPQAHRLIVWITDEDYHEGNVVTPLTVKQVLEMLLNKAITVHAIGAVHRKQRYDRITEPTGGLFFDINGNFRDILLDISRFNVSTLYQLRYVSPLPDTTARRVDIEVHFAGKGGAASWQSPSPPQVAAEGVLECYPNPFNPAVTLLLRNAAGSSGWLSVMDGNGREVERFAVDGLRDEYRFVWDVRDRGAAPRASGVYFIHTQLRREGGPWVRGTASVVYTK; via the coding sequence ATGAAATTTCTGAGCGCTTGCATCGTACTGCTGGGACTGCTGATCTGCGATCTGTCGGCGCAGAACAAGGCGGTGTTCGATATTGATGACGAAACAACCTTTCAGGACGCGGGCCAGGGAAACGACGCGCTGCGCAAAGGCACCGGCGCGACGACGGACAGGGCCGCGTTGGGTAATGCCTTCACCGCGGCGACGCTGCTGCGTGGGGCGTATTTCACCTTCGGCACGACGGGCGGCAGCTCCGGCTCGCGCCTGGACGACAACTGCCAGCTTACCTACGGGCATCCCTATGCGCTGACTTCTTTCGTCGAGTTTTTCTGGGACGGCGTGTGGCGGAAAGCCGATGTCTTTTTCTCGGGTGACGAGCAGCGCATCGTTCCGGGACAGGACAGCCTACGGCTGGAGCTTCTCAAATCCGGCGTCTGTCACCTGAGCGTCCTCATTCGCCATTCGGCGCAGGACGGTACGCTGAGCATCGAGGCGCAACTGCGGAATCTCGATACCGCGCCGCATCAGGGTGCGCTGGCGATACAGCTCGATCCTGCCCCGGGGTCGTTGGGGCGACGCGGGGTCTTCCTCGCCGGCATTCCCGTGCAGCGCGATACGCTTCTCACCGCAGCCGAACTTTCCGCCGGCCTCTTGCTGTACGAACGCGCGCAGGCGGATGCCAGCGGACTGAAAGCCGCTGTTTCCTGGCCGATGACGGCACCGGATCAGTTGCGCATAGCGAACTGGCAGCCGGCGCTCGGACCGGTGTTCAATCCGGCGGATCCGCGTCCGCGGCAACTCTTCGATGTCGTACTCCGCGCGGAATGGCGGAGCGCCACGCTGCAAGCGTCCGACGCGGTCGATGCCGCGCTCGCGCTCTCCCTGCCGCAACCGGATTTTCCGGCCGGGGCTTTCATGCGTTTCGATCTGCCCACCGCGCTGGAACTGGACAAGGGCGCGCTGTTTCCGAGGGAATTCCCCGTGATGGTCGAAACGTACAATGGTGATACCGCGCCGTTCGACAATGCGAAACTGCGCATCGTCAGCGCGTCGGATATCCTTGCGCCCACAACCTCGCTGTGGGGTGTTGCCGCGGCCGCGAAGGACTTCGGCTATACCAGGGCGACGTTCAGAAGCAACGAGATCTACGAGGAGGAAGTCGTGCCCGTCACCTTCTATTGCGACATGGGAGGAGCTACGCTGGACAGCGTCACGCGCAACGTGTACATTCCCGCGGTGGCGCTCGCGGACACGGGGCTGATCATCGCCGTGGACACGGTGGACACCGGACTTCTGCCGGTGATGACGATGTATTTCGGAATCAACGACGCATGGACGAATGTGCCCGTCACCGCCGTGCGCAAGGAACACGTCTGGCTGTGGGAAAACGGCAACCGCATCCGCGATTTTATTCTGGAGAAGGATGCCAGAAGCGGCGTCAATGCGGTGGATGTCGTGTTCGCGCTGGATGTGACCGGCAGCATGTCGGGTGAAATCGCCGCGGTGCGCGACAACATCCACGCCTTCACCAATGAACTGACGGAGAAGGGCATCAGCTTCCGACTTGGTCTGGTCACCTTTTACGACACGATCGGGGATGTTCTTCCTCTGACGCCCGACGTCTCCGTCTTCCAGAGTTGGGTGGCGAAGCAGGTGGCGAGCGGCGGCGGCGATGCGCCCGAGAATTCGCTCGAAGCTCTCCGCCAGGCCACGCTTATGGACTTCCGCCCTCAAGCCCATCGCCTCATTGTCTGGATCACCGATGAAGACTATCACGAAGGCAATGTGGTGACGCCGCTCACGGTCAAGCAGGTGCTGGAAATGCTCCTGAACAAGGCCATCACCGTGCATGCCATCGGCGCAGTGCATCGCAAGCAGCGTTACGACCGCATCACGGAGCCGACCGGCGGCCTCTTCTTCGATATCAACGGAAATTTCCGTGATATTCTGCTCGATATTTCGCGCTTCAACGTCAGTACGCTGTATCAGCTGCGCTATGTATCCCCGCTTCCGGACACCACCGCACGGCGTGTGGATATCGAAGTGCATTTCGCCGGGAAGGGAGGAGCCGCTTCCTGGCAATCGCCGTCGCCCCCGCAGGTGGCAGCGGAAGGTGTTCTCGAATGCTATCCCAACCCCTTCAATCCCGCCGTGACCCTGCTGCTCCGCAATGCCGCCGGCAGCAGCGGTTGGCTGTCCGTCATGGACGGCAACGGCCGGGAGGTGGAGCGCTTCGCTGTGGACGGCCTGCGCGACGAGTACCGCTTCGTCTGGGACGTGCGTGACCGCGGCGCCGCGCCGCGCGCGTCCGGCGTGTATTTCATCCATACGCAATTGCGACGGGAAGGCGGCCCCTGGGTGCGCGGTACCGCCAGCGTCGTGTACACCAAATAG
- a CDS encoding pyridoxal-phosphate dependent enzyme, translated as MEELLTREDLEAAAERIRPFVHRTPVLTCSAIDALCDASLFFKCENFQKVGAFKFRGATNAVRTLGDAEARHGVATHSSGNHAAALALAARMRGIPAYIVMPENAPAIKKAAVAGYGAHITYCAPTLQAREETLGEVLAATGAAEVHPYNDLRVIAGQSTAACELLEDVPQLDTVMTPVGGGGLLSGSALAAFHFSPASSVIAAEPEGADDAARSFRAGHIIPSVQPKTIADGLLTSLGSHTFAIISRYVRDIVTVDDKAIIAAMRLVWERMKIVIEPSAAVPLAAVLQGMVDTAGKRIGIIFSGGNCDLDHLPWADKRAGAL; from the coding sequence ATGGAAGAATTGCTCACACGTGAAGACCTTGAAGCGGCAGCGGAGCGCATCCGTCCCTTCGTTCATCGCACTCCCGTACTGACCTGCTCCGCTATCGATGCGCTGTGTGACGCGTCGCTGTTTTTTAAATGCGAAAACTTCCAGAAAGTGGGTGCTTTCAAGTTTCGCGGAGCGACCAATGCCGTGCGTACACTCGGTGATGCGGAGGCGCGGCACGGTGTCGCCACGCATTCTTCGGGCAATCACGCTGCCGCACTGGCGCTTGCCGCGCGCATGCGGGGAATTCCGGCGTACATTGTCATGCCCGAAAATGCCCCGGCGATAAAGAAGGCCGCCGTCGCGGGCTACGGAGCGCATATCACCTACTGCGCGCCGACCTTGCAGGCCCGCGAGGAAACGCTCGGAGAAGTATTGGCCGCAACCGGCGCGGCAGAAGTCCATCCGTACAACGACCTTCGTGTCATTGCCGGACAGTCCACCGCCGCGTGCGAACTGCTGGAGGACGTTCCGCAGCTCGACACCGTCATGACGCCCGTCGGGGGTGGCGGCCTGCTCAGCGGGAGCGCACTCGCGGCCTTTCATTTTTCCCCTGCCTCCTCCGTGATTGCCGCGGAGCCGGAGGGCGCCGACGACGCGGCCCGAAGCTTCCGGGCCGGGCATATCATTCCCTCCGTGCAGCCGAAGACCATTGCAGACGGTCTGCTCACGTCGCTCGGATCCCATACCTTTGCGATCATTTCCCGCTATGTCCGTGATATCGTCACCGTGGACGACAAGGCCATTATCGCGGCCATGCGCCTGGTGTGGGAGCGCATGAAAATCGTCATCGAGCCGTCTGCCGCTGTACCGCTCGCAGCTGTTCTGCAGGGTATGGTCGACACAGCCGGCAAACGTATTGGCATCATTTTCTCAGGCGGCAACTGCGATCTCGATCACCTGCCCTGGGCGGACAAGCGCGCAGGGGCACTATGA
- the ruvC gene encoding crossover junction endodeoxyribonuclease RuvC has protein sequence MLILGVDPGSLVTGYGVIDAKGRKFRRLTSGVITMKPTDTVPIRLRTVYDALIGIIDTWHPDEFCIETAFYGKNVQSTLKLGHVRGVALLAAVHRELAISEYSPREVKRAVTGSGAAAKQQVEYMIKVLLNISEDFRRSDEADGLALAVCHAMHLRTPRSGGNTWEAFIREHPDRVKR, from the coding sequence ATGCTCATTCTCGGGGTCGATCCGGGTTCGCTGGTCACCGGCTATGGTGTCATCGATGCAAAGGGACGGAAATTCCGTCGTCTGACATCGGGCGTTATCACCATGAAACCCACCGACACCGTACCGATCCGTTTGCGCACCGTATACGACGCGCTGATCGGCATCATCGACACCTGGCATCCCGACGAATTCTGCATCGAGACCGCTTTTTACGGAAAGAACGTCCAATCCACGCTCAAGCTCGGCCACGTCCGCGGCGTGGCCCTGCTTGCCGCTGTGCATCGCGAGCTTGCGATATCGGAGTACTCTCCGCGCGAAGTGAAACGCGCTGTGACCGGATCCGGCGCCGCGGCCAAGCAGCAGGTCGAGTACATGATCAAGGTGCTTCTCAACATCAGCGAAGATTTCAGGCGCTCTGACGAAGCCGACGGCCTGGCACTCGCCGTGTGTCATGCCATGCATTTGCGCACCCCTCGCAGCGGCGGCAACACCTGGGAGGCTTTTATCCGTGAACATCCCGACAGGGTGAAACGATGA
- a CDS encoding YjjG family noncanonical pyrimidine nucleotidase: protein MTSAYDALFLDADDTILDYPAAERAAFTATVAAFGLPAGDLCYHAYRKHNSAVWSAFEQGGISADALKVERFRRLLEECGVHDGDPAAMSAHYLEVLAEQTHMLPGAEPALRVLAQNWPLVLVTNGLSAVQRRRFALSGIDRHFRMILISEELGIAKPDPAIFAPAMDALGLDVSRVLFIGDSVSSDMPAAANAGMDFCWINPDRLDHPESFSPRYIIGSLADLPDLLQRQAVTNDKG from the coding sequence ATGACGTCTGCATACGACGCCCTGTTTCTGGATGCGGACGACACCATCCTCGACTATCCCGCCGCGGAGCGCGCGGCCTTTACCGCCACCGTCGCCGCCTTTGGACTGCCTGCCGGCGATCTCTGCTATCACGCTTACCGGAAGCACAACTCGGCCGTATGGAGCGCGTTCGAACAGGGAGGTATCAGCGCGGACGCCTTGAAAGTGGAGCGCTTTCGTCGCCTGCTGGAGGAGTGCGGTGTTCATGACGGAGATCCCGCGGCGATGAGCGCGCACTACCTCGAGGTGCTGGCGGAGCAGACGCACATGCTACCCGGAGCCGAACCTGCCCTCCGGGTGCTCGCACAGAACTGGCCGCTCGTGCTCGTGACAAACGGACTCAGTGCAGTGCAGCGACGCCGCTTTGCACTTTCCGGAATAGACCGGCACTTCCGCATGATCCTGATTTCGGAAGAACTGGGGATTGCCAAACCCGATCCGGCCATTTTCGCACCCGCAATGGATGCCCTCGGACTCGATGTCTCACGCGTCCTGTTCATCGGCGACAGCGTCAGCAGCGATATGCCTGCCGCCGCCAATGCCGGAATGGACTTCTGTTGGATCAACCCCGACCGGCTCGATCATCCGGAGAGTTTTTCTCCCCGATATATCATCGGCTCCCTTGCGGATCTTCCCGACCTTTTACAGCGGCAGGCGGTGACAAATGACAAAGGATAA
- the recJ gene encoding single-stranded-DNA-specific exonuclease RecJ, with translation MDARWSIRPPGEPDKVRRLVEEIHVPEVIASILISRGIEDYESAKAFFRPSLDQLHNPFLMHDMEKAVQRVVAARDKQENILVYGDYDVDGTNSASLLFLFLRRIGCKVEVYIPDRMSEGYGISEAGIDYAAGIGTSLLISIDCGITAVTQVEYAKTREIDVIICDHHEPGPEIPDAYAVLDPLKPKDSYPFKYLSGAGVGFKLIQGLAEYFSDRELPYEYLDFVAIAAAADIVPMVGENRILVYYGLKIINESPRAGIKALMESSNLRYGNLTAQQIVFVMAPRINAVGRLGDATRAVELLTCDEEGRARECALILEEENRNRRVIDEETFNHASLVAEQYLDGDERRPIVLHGGEWHPGVIGIVASRLVEKFYRPTVLLTTIDGVAKGSARSILNFNIYEALRRCEHLLLQFGGHKYAAGLALEISKIEEFRACFNAVAEEMLDDDMLTHEIVADAMIRLADITPRFFRILKQFAPFGPGNMRPIFFSNGVEVFGSPRVVGRDHLKLKVRQDAIVFDCIGFGLGSKLGGIKDTGALVDILFTIEENSWNGNVFPQLKLRDIRPANTERTQSEILERARAMYANDGVA, from the coding sequence ATGGACGCCAGATGGAGTATCAGGCCCCCCGGGGAACCTGACAAGGTCCGTCGGCTGGTTGAGGAAATTCATGTACCAGAAGTCATCGCATCGATCCTGATTTCTCGAGGGATCGAGGATTACGAGTCCGCAAAGGCGTTTTTCCGCCCTTCCCTCGACCAGCTCCACAACCCCTTCCTCATGCACGACATGGAGAAGGCGGTGCAGCGCGTTGTCGCCGCTCGGGACAAGCAGGAAAATATCCTGGTCTACGGCGATTATGACGTGGATGGGACCAACAGCGCAAGTCTTCTCTTCCTCTTCCTTCGCCGTATCGGTTGTAAAGTCGAGGTCTACATCCCCGACCGCATGAGCGAGGGCTACGGCATTTCCGAAGCGGGTATTGATTACGCGGCGGGCATCGGTACGTCGCTGCTCATTTCCATTGACTGCGGTATCACCGCCGTCACGCAGGTGGAATACGCCAAAACCCGCGAAATAGACGTGATCATCTGCGATCACCACGAACCGGGCCCCGAAATACCCGATGCCTATGCGGTGCTCGATCCGCTCAAACCGAAGGACAGCTACCCCTTCAAGTACCTGTCCGGTGCCGGAGTCGGCTTCAAGCTCATTCAGGGGCTCGCCGAATATTTCTCCGACAGAGAACTGCCCTACGAGTATCTCGATTTCGTCGCCATCGCGGCGGCAGCTGATATCGTGCCCATGGTCGGGGAAAACCGCATCCTCGTGTACTACGGGCTCAAGATTATCAACGAATCACCGCGCGCGGGCATTAAGGCGCTGATGGAGTCGTCCAACCTGCGCTACGGCAATCTCACCGCCCAGCAAATAGTGTTCGTGATGGCGCCGCGCATCAATGCCGTGGGACGCCTCGGGGATGCGACGCGTGCGGTGGAACTGCTGACCTGCGACGAGGAGGGACGCGCGCGCGAATGCGCTCTCATCCTTGAAGAGGAGAACCGCAACCGGCGCGTCATTGATGAAGAAACCTTCAATCATGCGTCACTGGTGGCGGAGCAGTATCTCGACGGCGACGAACGGCGCCCGATCGTCCTGCACGGAGGCGAGTGGCACCCGGGCGTGATCGGCATCGTCGCGTCGCGCCTGGTGGAAAAATTCTACCGGCCCACCGTGCTGCTGACCACGATAGATGGCGTCGCCAAGGGTTCGGCCCGCAGCATTCTGAATTTCAACATTTATGAGGCGCTGCGCCGCTGCGAGCATCTGTTGCTGCAGTTCGGCGGCCATAAGTACGCGGCCGGCCTCGCGCTGGAGATCAGCAAGATCGAGGAATTCCGCGCCTGCTTCAATGCCGTGGCGGAGGAAATGCTGGACGACGACATGCTGACGCATGAAATCGTCGCCGATGCCATGATACGCCTTGCTGATATCACGCCGCGCTTTTTCCGCATTCTCAAACAGTTCGCACCGTTCGGACCGGGCAACATGCGTCCGATTTTCTTTTCCAACGGTGTGGAGGTGTTCGGCTCACCGCGCGTGGTGGGGCGCGACCATCTCAAACTCAAGGTGCGGCAGGACGCCATCGTCTTCGATTGTATCGGATTCGGTCTGGGTTCGAAACTCGGCGGGATCAAGGATACCGGTGCGCTGGTGGATATCCTTTTCACCATTGAGGAAAATTCCTGGAACGGCAACGTTTTCCCGCAGCTCAAGCTGCGCGACATACGGCCGGCGAATACGGAACGTACGCAAAGCGAAATACTTGAACGCGCTCGCGCCATGTACGCGAACGACGGGGTCGCCTGA
- a CDS encoding YebC/PmpR family DNA-binding transcriptional regulator, whose amino-acid sequence MSGHSKWATIKRAKGAKDAARGKLFGRIIKEITIAARDGGGDPDGNPRLRLAIDKAKGSNMPQDNIKRAIQRGTGELEGMSFDEITYEGYGPGGIAFIVETITDNKNRTVAEIRHLFSKNNGNLAENGAVSWKFSRKGVVTIPKKYAEDDLMMIALDAGAEDMTVEDDSFEIVCDPASFEAVKTALESNSIEITEAEVQMVPQNTTKVEGKDAEGVLRLVEALEDHDDVQNVYADFDIDADVMASMQ is encoded by the coding sequence ATGTCTGGTCACTCGAAATGGGCCACCATCAAGCGGGCCAAGGGCGCGAAAGATGCCGCACGCGGCAAGCTCTTCGGTCGCATCATCAAGGAAATAACGATTGCCGCGCGCGATGGCGGCGGCGATCCCGACGGCAATCCGCGCCTGCGCCTGGCCATAGACAAGGCGAAGGGCTCGAATATGCCGCAGGACAATATCAAGCGCGCCATTCAGCGCGGCACGGGCGAACTCGAAGGAATGAGTTTCGACGAGATCACCTACGAGGGCTACGGTCCCGGCGGTATCGCCTTTATCGTGGAAACGATTACCGACAACAAAAACCGCACCGTCGCGGAAATCCGCCACCTGTTCTCCAAGAACAACGGCAACCTGGCCGAAAACGGCGCCGTGTCCTGGAAATTCAGCCGCAAAGGCGTCGTCACCATTCCGAAAAAGTACGCCGAGGATGATCTGATGATGATCGCTCTCGACGCCGGAGCGGAGGACATGACCGTGGAAGACGACAGCTTCGAAATCGTCTGCGATCCCGCAAGCTTTGAAGCGGTGAAGACCGCGCTGGAAAGCAACAGCATCGAAATCACCGAAGCCGAAGTGCAGATGGTGCCGCAAAACACCACCAAGGTCGAAGGCAAGGACGCCGAAGGTGTGCTCCGCCTGGTCGAAGCACTCGAAGACCACGACGACGTGCAGAACGTCTACGCCGATTTCGATATCGACGCGGACGTCATGGCATCCATGCAATAG
- a CDS encoding C4-type zinc ribbon domain-containing protein, giving the protein MKSKLQSLYLLQILDTELDELRELRGDLPDTVNQMEEQLRFVEQRIEECDAALKKGAVDRAMKEQVSLELIAKIEKYRGQQLEVHNNKEYDALTREMEVAENTISTYEAEIEAYADQAEQIKASKIQFEGQREVLLKELEDKREELREILSTTAQEEELLVGQRETALANITDDDFVQYSRIRGAKNGKAVAPIRRGSCSGCYNIVPPQRILEIKKNDRMFICEHCGRILVSEEIATDTKR; this is encoded by the coding sequence TTGAAAAGCAAGCTTCAATCCTTGTATCTTCTGCAGATTCTCGATACGGAACTTGATGAATTGCGCGAATTGCGCGGCGATCTTCCCGACACCGTCAATCAGATGGAAGAGCAGCTTCGCTTTGTGGAACAACGTATCGAAGAATGCGATGCCGCACTGAAGAAAGGGGCCGTTGACCGCGCGATGAAGGAGCAGGTTTCTCTCGAACTCATCGCCAAGATCGAAAAGTATCGCGGACAGCAGCTCGAAGTGCACAATAACAAGGAATATGATGCGCTGACGCGCGAAATGGAAGTCGCGGAAAATACCATTTCCACCTACGAGGCCGAAATCGAGGCGTATGCCGACCAGGCCGAACAGATCAAAGCCAGCAAGATACAGTTCGAAGGGCAGCGGGAAGTTCTGCTCAAGGAACTCGAAGACAAACGGGAGGAGCTTCGTGAAATCCTCTCGACGACAGCCCAGGAGGAAGAACTGCTGGTAGGCCAGCGCGAAACTGCGCTTGCGAACATCACCGACGACGATTTCGTGCAGTACTCCCGTATCCGTGGTGCGAAAAACGGCAAGGCCGTCGCGCCCATCCGCCGCGGCTCGTGCAGCGGCTGTTATAATATTGTTCCCCCGCAGCGCATCCTGGAAATCAAGAAAAACGACAGGATGTTCATCTGCGAGCATTGCGGCCGCATTCTCGTCTCCGAAGAGATTGCGACCGATACCAAACGCTGA
- a CDS encoding SDR family NAD(P)-dependent oxidoreductase, giving the protein MTKDKNILIIGASRGIGAAVLEEYARSGAHIYAASRDTAALDAVAERSGTQGTAMRTAACDVAQPDQIRKVVEMGKDFLGRIDVFLYNAGVGGPAWMRNFSAQDTERVFAVNFHGLAVALECAIPLLREQGGGVFAGVGSLADVRGYPGTAAYCASKAAAAILLESARVELRPLGIHVLTVRPGFVRTAMTAMNEFHMPFMLEPERAARIIIRGIARRKSVIQFPWQIALATRIIRILPNALFDMTARKARTGKS; this is encoded by the coding sequence ATGACAAAGGATAAAAACATCCTCATTATTGGTGCCTCGCGCGGCATCGGCGCCGCGGTGCTGGAAGAGTATGCGCGCAGCGGTGCGCATATCTACGCCGCCTCACGTGATACGGCGGCGCTGGATGCCGTCGCGGAACGAAGCGGCACGCAAGGTACTGCGATGCGGACGGCCGCCTGCGACGTCGCGCAACCCGATCAGATCCGGAAAGTCGTGGAAATGGGGAAGGACTTCCTCGGCCGCATCGACGTATTTCTGTACAACGCGGGTGTGGGAGGTCCCGCCTGGATGCGGAATTTCAGCGCCCAGGATACGGAGCGGGTGTTCGCGGTCAACTTTCACGGTCTCGCGGTGGCGCTCGAATGCGCCATTCCGTTGCTGCGCGAACAGGGAGGGGGTGTGTTCGCAGGTGTCGGCAGCCTGGCGGACGTACGCGGGTATCCAGGGACGGCGGCGTATTGCGCGTCGAAAGCCGCGGCGGCCATTCTCCTCGAATCCGCACGCGTGGAGCTGCGTCCCCTCGGAATTCACGTGCTCACCGTGCGTCCCGGTTTCGTGCGCACTGCGATGACGGCGATGAATGAATTTCACATGCCCTTCATGCTTGAACCCGAACGCGCGGCCCGTATCATCATCCGCGGCATCGCCCGCCGCAAAAGCGTCATTCAGTTCCCCTGGCAGATCGCGCTTGCCACCCGTATTATCCGCATCCTGCCGAATGCCTTGTTCGACATGACGGCACGAAAAGCCCGTACGGGGAAGTCGTGA